From Juglans regia cultivar Chandler chromosome 6, Walnut 2.0, whole genome shotgun sequence, the proteins below share one genomic window:
- the LOC108981306 gene encoding probable LRR receptor-like serine/threonine-protein kinase At3g47570, with the protein MADQTTCFLILHFLSILLLMSCLTTDAKILNITTDQSALLALKAHISYDPHHILTTNWSSSTSVCNWVGVTCGSRHHRVIALNLSNNGLVGTIPPHIGNLSFLVNLTIRNNSFHGSMPNELSHLYRLELLNFGYNEFGGEIPSWIGLLTKLQNLTLVRNNFKGKLSPEIGNLTKLTLLYLGSNNFEGAIPSEIGNLQNLEILSLGCNNFFGTIPLDIFNISTLQSFSVVGNHLSGTLPSDMGHFLPNLEEIFLGMNELSGTIPASISNASQLIKVDLSNNSFSGLIPKTLGNLRLLQLLNLELNNLTIESLELSIFSYFSNNAYLNQLLLSMNPLNGVIPNSIGNLSSFLKTIDLTGCNIKGNIPIDIGNLSRLTYMSLGGNDLAGPIPTTIGRLSMLERLKLFGNRLKGPIPSDVCYLGRLGELFLDGNKLSGQIPESINNLTSLKYLNLAFNQLTSRIPSSLWMLTYLLEVDLSSNSLSGSLSLDIGNMKVLTKLNLSRNQLSGHIPETIGGLISLLNLSLAVNQLEGSIPISFGGLVSLVVLDLAGNNLSGEIPKSLEVLRYLKYLNVSYNKLRGEIPTQGPFVNFSAESFMSNDALCGVVRLNVPTCKDASLGPKKAMGVRILKYVLPTLGLTIFVVSVVLVSRKLHGKKNSKLSNNKDSMPLSTWRRISHQQLLQATEGFSANNLLGEGSFGSVYKGTLLDGTYVAIKVLNLELEGAFKSFDIECEILRHIRHRNLVKVISVCSNIDFKALVLEYMPKGNLEMWLYSNTHSLNMLQRLNIMIDVAAALEYLHLGYSTPIVHCDLKPSNILLDEDMVGHVADFGIAKLVSDGISLTQTMTMATIGYMAPEYGSEGIVSTRGDVYSYGILLMETFTRNKPIDDMFIGEMSLKRLVEESFSLSILEVIDSNLRSNENDYAAMETCLFATMGLALHCCADLPEQRIDIKNVLARLNKIKLKHASNIAGEKQGVDVRNVGNPGFDSLGKSPY; encoded by the exons ATGGCCGACCAAACTACTTGTTTCCTCATCCTCCATTTTCTATCAATACTGCTTCTCATGTCTTGTTTAACTACTGATGCAAAAATTCTAAACATCACCACTGATCAATCTGCTCTTCTTGCCTTGAAAGCTCATATTTCTTATGACCCTCACCATATTTTGACAACAAATTGGTCCTCCAGTACTTCAGTTTGCAATTGGGTCGGTGTCACCTGTGGTTCCAGACATCATCGGGTTATAGCCTTGAACCTTTCTAACAATGGTCTTGTAGGAACCATTCCTCCGCATATAGGAAACCTTTCATTTCTTGTCAACCTAACCATCAGGAACAATAGTTTTCATGGCTCAATGCCTAACGAATTGTCTCATCTTTATCGCTTGGAACTCTTGAATTTCGGATACAATGAATTCGGTGGAGAAATCCCGTCATGGATAGGATTGCTAACCAAACTTCAAAATTTAACTCTTGTAAGAAACAATTTCAAAG GAAAACTATCACCCGAAATAGGGAACTTAACAAAGCTCACACTTTTATATCTTGGCTCCAACAACTTTGAAG GTGCAATACCAAGTGAAATTGGTAATTTGCAGAACCTGGAGATTCTCAGTTTGGGATGTAACAATTTTTTTGGCACAATTCCACTAGATATATTCAATATCTCAACATTACAAAGCTTTTCCGTAGTAGGAAATCACCTCTCAGGCACTCTTCCATCAGATATGGGCCACTTCCTTCCAAATCTCGAAGAGATTTTTCTTGGGATGAATGAACTTAGTGGAACGATTCCAGCCTCTATTTCCAATGCTTCACAGCTCATTAAAGTCGACTTGTCAAATAACTCATTCTCGGGCTTGATTCCAAAAACACTTGGTAATTTAAGGCTCCTCCAGCTGCTCAacctcgaactcaataatttgaCCATTGAATCTTTAGAATTGAGTATCTTCTCATATTTTTCGAACAACGCATATCTCAACCAGTTGCTTTTGTCTATGAATCCACTAAATGGAGTCATTCCTAATTCCATTGGAAACCTCTCGTCCTTTCTTAAGACAATTGATCTCACTGGTTGCAATATTAAGGGCAACATTCCCATTGATATCGGCAATTTAAGTAGATTGACATATATGTCCCTGGGCGGCAATGATTTGGCTGGACCTATTCCAACTACAATAGGAAGATTAAGCATGCTCGAACGTTTGAAGCTTTTTGGTAATAGACTAAAAGGTCCAATCCCTTCCGATGTCTGTTACTTAGGGAGATTGGGAGAGTTATTTTTAGATGGCAACAAGCTTTCCGGACAGATTCCCGAAAGCATAAATAATCTGACTTCATTAAAATATCTCAACTTAGCCTTCAACCAATTAACTTCAAGGATTCCTTCGAGCTTGTGGATGCTGACATATCTCTTGGAGGTCGACTTGTCATCCAATTCCCTAAGTGGGTCTCTTTCATTAGATATTGGAAATATGAAGGTCCTGACAAAGTTGAATTTATCAAGAAATCAACTATCCGGTCATATCCCAGAAACAATTGGTGGGCTCATATCTCTACTCAATCTCTCTTTGGCAGTCAATCAATTAGAGGGCTCCATTCCTATATCTTTTGGTGGATTAGTAAGCTTGGTGGTATTAGATCTTGCTGGTAACAACTTATCTGGAGAGATACCCAAGTCCTTAGAAGTGCTACGGTATCTCAAATATCTAAATGTCTCCTACAATAAACTACGAGGAGAAATTCCAACACAAGGACCATTTGTTAACTTCTCAGCTGAATCATTCATGTCAAATGATGCGCTTTGTGGTGTGGTTAGACTGAATGTTCCTACATGCAAAGACGCTTCTCTTGGACCAAAAAAGGCAATGGGAGTGCGTATACTAAAATATGTACTGCCCACATTGGGGTTAACGATATTTGTAGTATCCGTTGTACTAGTCTCAAGAAAACTCCATGGGAAGAagaattcaaaactttccaaCAACAAAGACTCAATGCCTTTATCAACATGGAGAAGAATTTCCCACCAACAACTTTTACAAGCAACAGAAGGGTTCAGTGCAAACAACTTACTTGGAGAAGGGAGTTTCGGCTCAGTTTATAAAGGGACACTCTTAGATGGTACATATGTTGCAATAAAAGTTCTAAACTTGGAACTAGAAGGTGCATTCAAAAGTTTTGACATAGAATGCGAGATATTACGACACATTCGTCATCGAAATCTTGTCAAAGTCATTAGCGTTTGTAGTAACATTGACTTCAAAGCACTTGTTTTGGAATACATGCCCAAAGGGAACCTAGAGATGTGGTTGTATTCTAACACCCATAGCTTGAATATGCTACAGAGGCTTAATATAATGATTGATGTGGCGGCGGCACTTGAATACCTTCATCTTGGTTATTCAACACCTATTGTTCATTGTGATTTGAAGCCGAGCAATATCTTATTAGATGAAGATATGGTTGGACATGTTGCAGATTTTGGCATCGCCAAACTCGTAAGTGATGGAATTTCTCTCACGCAAACAATGACCATGGCTACAATTGGGTATATGGCACCAG AGTATGGATCTGAAGGAATTGTTTCAACAAGAGGTGATGTGTATAGTTATGGAATCTTATTGATGGAAACTTTCACAAGAAATAAGCCCATTGATGATATGTTTATCGGCGAAATGAGCTTAAAGCGTTTAGTAGAGGAATCATTTTCGCTTTCGATACTTGAAGTTATTGATTCCAATTTGCGGAGTAATGAAAATGACTATGCTGCTATGGAGACCTGCTTATTTGCAACTATGGGCTTGGCTTTGCATTGTTGTGCAGATTTGCCTGAACAGAGGatagatataaaaaatgttttagccaGACTTAACAAGATCAAATTAAA ACATGCTTCCAATATTGCAGGAGAGAAGCAAGGGGTTGATGTCAGGAATGTCGGTAATCCTGGTTTCGACAGCTTGGGCAAGTCTCCTTACTAA